A stretch of Lysinibacillus agricola DNA encodes these proteins:
- a CDS encoding DUF4259 domain-containing protein yields the protein MGAWGYKPLESDEGLDVVDFLEDYIQNNLESNHIELSEVINTMKREGFFGKSFDEIDFVFDISAMALAELYVMYLDTGKLYDAEDEFEKIHSINADEESLKFILKYLADIRDEVPDADGIREIVELWRESECWIEWKSNLEWLFNRVEKEINHSLKCHWYRVPSIFMYKANFLS from the coding sequence ATGGGAGCATGGGGATATAAACCATTAGAAAGTGATGAAGGTTTGGATGTAGTCGATTTTTTAGAGGACTATATCCAAAATAATTTAGAATCAAATCATATAGAGCTGTCTGAGGTTATTAATACGATGAAACGCGAGGGGTTTTTTGGAAAAAGCTTCGATGAGATTGATTTCGTTTTCGATATAAGTGCAATGGCGCTTGCGGAGCTCTATGTAATGTATCTTGATACAGGGAAGTTATATGACGCTGAAGACGAATTTGAAAAAATACACTCAATAAATGCAGATGAAGAATCATTGAAGTTTATTTTAAAATATTTAGCTGATATTAGAGATGAAGTTCCAGATGCTGATGGTATTAGGGAAATCGTTGAATTATGGCGTGAATCAGAATGCTGGATTGAATGGAAATCTAACTTAGAATGGCTATTCAATAGAGTTGAAAAGGAAATAAACCATTCTCTAAAATGTCATTGGTATAGGGTCCCCAGCATTTTTATGTATAAAGCTAATTTCCTCTCTTGA
- a CDS encoding metallophosphoesterase family protein gives MKKHTKRALKIVDIAKEPLEKIPYITAASKGAGISYEWLPIYWGEMLGLPEELDALIIASDLQGIAGNKQEKMEKTRKLLGEELAEVLSLLFQIHLSDLDPAKVMVCLCGDLYTDLSKRGASGNPLPVWRAFQSHFGFVTGIAGNHDLLTNEEQAELGSTSGIQFFSDGGTIMHANLAIAGLGGIIGRTDKPNRMGEADYLAKLRDILKQAPDILLLHESPEISSQGLPGNSHIWNELQNAAELLVCCGHVHWDTALAGTSEGLQILNSDGRAFIFRAATLD, from the coding sequence ATGAAGAAACATACAAAAAGAGCATTGAAAATCGTTGATATTGCTAAGGAGCCTTTAGAGAAAATACCATACATTACCGCTGCATCAAAGGGAGCAGGGATTTCTTATGAATGGCTTCCTATTTATTGGGGAGAGATGCTTGGACTGCCAGAGGAGCTGGATGCGCTAATTATTGCTTCTGATTTACAAGGCATCGCAGGTAATAAACAGGAAAAAATGGAAAAAACACGGAAGTTACTAGGTGAGGAACTTGCGGAAGTGCTTTCCCTATTGTTTCAAATCCATTTGTCAGATTTGGACCCAGCAAAGGTGATGGTGTGCTTATGTGGAGACTTATATACTGATTTAAGTAAAAGAGGTGCTAGCGGAAATCCTTTACCGGTATGGAGAGCTTTTCAGAGTCATTTTGGATTTGTCACAGGCATCGCAGGAAATCACGACCTATTGACGAATGAGGAACAAGCCGAATTAGGTTCTACCTCAGGTATCCAGTTCTTCTCGGATGGGGGTACGATCATGCATGCAAATCTTGCAATAGCAGGACTCGGAGGAATCATCGGTAGGACGGATAAACCGAATCGGATGGGAGAAGCTGATTATTTGGCAAAGCTCAGAGACATTTTAAAACAAGCTCCCGATATCCTACTACTTCATGAAAGTCCGGAAATTAGCTCTCAAGGTCTTCCTGGTAATTCGCATATTTGGAATGAACTACAAAATGCTGCTGAGCTTTTGGTCTGCTGTGGTCATGTTCATTGGGACACAGCATTAGCTGGAACAAGTGAAGGACTGCAGATTTTAAATTCGGATGGTCGCGCTTTTATTTTCAGAGCTGCGACACTAGATTAG
- a CDS encoding suppressor of fused domain protein yields MSEEVNAFGWDAIDQELLKIYGEQEPKHYGTILPYSLGGEDPLQGISAYKSESPVPHWHFVTYGFSELYEKESEDADYSGFGFELTFRLARNEDEEEPPAWALNLLQNMGRYVFNSGNVFKSGDYLDANGPICLDADTLLTALAFTLDPELPAIDTPNGQLEFIQMVGITGDELEAMQIWNTLGVLNAGVEFIPSYVTDLSRTSLLQIPSIAEAVERGMEEEGSNTGYLFVDQLAWEQGKKGWFSKHLDKVMLGAKQAGIIDKLLRGRILKGKSLILVGREIRVVFEPGEKSEYSVEEQDVTITLNEKALIELSQSLKPQESEFELASIPGLSFQIVKTYLKDQEGNVVETIG; encoded by the coding sequence ATGAGCGAAGAAGTAAATGCATTTGGTTGGGATGCGATTGATCAGGAATTATTAAAAATTTACGGGGAACAGGAGCCGAAGCATTATGGCACTATTCTTCCATATTCATTAGGAGGCGAAGATCCACTTCAAGGAATTAGCGCCTATAAAAGTGAGTCACCAGTTCCACACTGGCATTTTGTTACATATGGATTTTCTGAGTTATATGAAAAAGAATCAGAGGATGCTGACTACAGCGGATTTGGGTTTGAGTTAACATTTCGTCTTGCACGTAATGAGGATGAGGAGGAGCCACCAGCCTGGGCGTTGAATTTGCTACAAAACATGGGAAGATACGTTTTTAACAGTGGCAATGTTTTTAAATCGGGTGATTATTTGGATGCAAACGGCCCTATTTGCCTAGATGCTGACACACTTTTGACGGCGCTTGCTTTTACGTTGGATCCCGAATTACCTGCTATTGATACACCAAATGGTCAATTGGAATTTATTCAAATGGTGGGGATTACAGGCGATGAGCTTGAGGCGATGCAAATTTGGAATACTTTAGGCGTACTAAATGCAGGTGTAGAGTTTATCCCGAGCTATGTAACTGATTTATCTCGGACATCGCTTTTACAGATCCCATCTATTGCTGAGGCGGTAGAAAGAGGAATGGAGGAGGAAGGCTCCAATACCGGCTATTTATTCGTGGATCAGCTAGCTTGGGAACAGGGGAAAAAAGGATGGTTCAGCAAACATCTTGATAAAGTTATGCTAGGGGCAAAGCAAGCAGGAATTATCGACAAACTACTACGCGGACGAATTTTAAAAGGGAAAAGCCTTATCCTCGTTGGTCGAGAAATCCGAGTTGTATTTGAGCCAGGGGAAAAATCCGAGTACAGTGTGGAGGAACAGGATGTTACCATTACTTTGAATGAAAAGGCCCTCATTGAACTTAGTCAAAGCTTGAAGCCTCAGGAAAGCGAATTTGAGTTAGCTTCTATCCCAGGGCTTTCCTTCCAAATTGTAAAAACCTACCTTAAAGATCAGGAAGGAAACGTTGTGGAAACAATCGGATGA
- a CDS encoding VOC family protein: MEFRLELFVEDLHKSINFYEEILGLTFYKKTDMSAMIKTENFALLLTTDQVFKEDHYF; the protein is encoded by the coding sequence ATGGAATTTCGTTTAGAATTATTTGTTGAAGATTTACATAAATCTATTAATTTTTATGAGGAAATTTTAGGTCTTACATTTTATAAGAAGACCGACATGAGTGCGATGATTAAAACGGAGAATTTTGCTTTATTATTAACAACTGATCAAGTTTTTAAAGAAGATCATTATTTTTAA
- a CDS encoding DUF4177 domain-containing protein, which yields MKIEFTKLSSKPKLNYQDVIKEKAKDGWKFIQLVAPALATSGIGTRLISS from the coding sequence GTGAAAATCGAATTCACGAAGTTATCTAGTAAACCAAAATTAAATTATCAAGATGTTATTAAAGAAAAAGCAAAAGACGGCTGGAAATTCATACAATTAGTAGCTCCTGCATTAGCAACATCTGGTATAGGAACACGTCTTATTTCGAGCTGA
- a CDS encoding DUF4303 domain-containing protein, producing MKQKIKQAVQEAYTAMYNGLKDEQIYAVVLVTDGDCGSLYLTMGTEKSLLQIGKNYEDDPEEYRFLKDEYLHYDDTDMLAKVSRELLDKILYVEDEEFVEHKVMVHEAMNDTMYELKREGVIDENILAFISVTDDDDDEHLELASAKRCNPNHPSLPAFIRNWQH from the coding sequence ATGAAACAGAAAATCAAGCAAGCTGTACAAGAGGCTTATACTGCAATGTATAATGGCTTAAAGGATGAACAAATATATGCTGTTGTTTTAGTGACAGACGGAGATTGTGGGAGTCTTTATTTAACTATGGGGACAGAAAAATCGCTACTTCAAATTGGTAAGAATTATGAGGATGACCCAGAAGAGTATCGATTTTTGAAGGATGAATATTTACACTACGATGATACAGATATGCTAGCAAAGGTGAGTCGTGAGTTATTAGATAAAATATTGTATGTTGAAGATGAAGAATTTGTTGAACATAAAGTGATGGTTCATGAAGCGATGAATGATACGATGTATGAATTGAAGCGGGAGGGTGTTATTGACGAAAACATTTTGGCTTTTATTTCGGTGACTGATGATGATGACGATGAACATTTGGAGCTTGCGTCAGCGAAACGTTGCAATCCGAACCATCCGTCCCTACCTGCATTTATTCGTAATTGGCAGCATTAA
- a CDS encoding DinB family protein, whose amino-acid sequence MLYPYRNDARKTLIPYLKKLDKNDWFLKSDVYPKTLAWIIAHIASSEDYWINEIAMKNKCILNLNEESSPKEILNGYIQIRHYTDKILHSVNISELHTLIEVPNFNDGWKPPSEPTLNWVFNHIYMHETYHIGQIALIAHLNGFQKPLF is encoded by the coding sequence ATGCTTTACCCATATAGAAATGACGCTAGAAAAACTTTAATTCCTTACTTAAAAAAGCTTGATAAAAATGATTGGTTTTTAAAGTCCGATGTTTATCCAAAGACACTTGCATGGATTATTGCTCACATTGCAAGCAGTGAGGATTATTGGATTAATGAAATTGCCATGAAAAATAAATGTATTCTAAACCTAAACGAAGAAAGTTCACCGAAGGAAATATTGAATGGATATATTCAGATCAGGCATTATACTGATAAAATTTTACACTCAGTAAACATATCAGAGCTACATACGTTAATTGAGGTACCAAACTTTAATGATGGATGGAAACCTCCTTCAGAACCAACATTGAACTGGGTATTTAATCATATATATATGCATGAAACCTATCATATCGGACAAATTGCACTTATAGCTCATCTTAATGGATTTCAAAAACCTTTATTTTAA
- a CDS encoding VOC family protein yields the protein MKITHLDHLVLTVKNIDKTCSFYTQALGMEMVTFREGRKALSFGQQKINLHEVGKEFEPKAAKPTSGSADLCLITDVPLLDVINHFKKLGIAIEEGPIQRTGAIGPITSVYIRDPDDNLIEVANY from the coding sequence ATGAAAATAACACATTTAGATCATTTAGTTTTGACTGTAAAAAATATTGATAAAACATGCTCGTTTTATACACAAGCTTTAGGAATGGAAATGGTCACATTTAGGGAGGGCAGAAAAGCCCTTAGTTTTGGACAACAAAAAATTAATTTACATGAGGTTGGAAAAGAATTTGAACCAAAAGCTGCAAAGCCTACGTCTGGTAGTGCTGATTTATGTTTAATAACAGATGTTCCTTTACTGGATGTAATAAATCATTTTAAGAAGTTAGGAATTGCAATTGAAGAAGGTCCTATCCAAAGAACAGGTGCTATCGGTCCAATTACTTCTGTTTATATTCGTGATCCAGATGATAATTTAATTGAAGTTGCAAACTATTAA